From Polynucleobacter sp. MWH-Braz-FAM2G, a single genomic window includes:
- a CDS encoding DUF1924 domain-containing protein gives MCKKLLLAFSLLGFSVAVLSATPQDLLKGYESQSAKGSPSRGEQFFNVKHGKEWSCASCHENPPNHDTKHIVTGKVIKPLSPNVNPDRFTDQAKVEKWFKRNCNDVLGRECTAQEKADVLSWLMTIK, from the coding sequence ATGTGTAAAAAACTACTATTGGCTTTCTCTTTGCTAGGTTTTTCTGTAGCTGTCTTGTCGGCAACACCACAAGATTTGCTAAAGGGTTATGAGTCACAGTCTGCAAAAGGCTCTCCATCTCGTGGTGAGCAATTTTTTAATGTTAAACACGGCAAGGAATGGAGTTGTGCCTCATGCCATGAGAACCCTCCTAATCATGACACCAAACATATTGTTACTGGCAAGGTGATTAAGCCTTTATCACCCAATGTAAATCCTGATAGATTTACTGACCAAGCCAAAGTTGAGAAGTGGTTCAAGCGCAACTGTAATGATGTCTTGGGTCGCGAGTGTACTGCTCAAGAAAAGGCTGATGTGCTCTCCTGGTTAATGACTATCAAATAG
- a CDS encoding universal stress protein, with product MKILLPIDGSKSALNATKYVAKLAKNSRSPAVVTLLSVHDDASLNYVKQFVAKSVVDDYLREVSEKELKAAQKVLDAARVKHNMVIKRGHIADEVIALANKDKVDLIVLGAKGRGGLMDILIGSVALRVSGAAKQPVLLIK from the coding sequence ATGAAAATCTTATTACCAATAGATGGATCAAAGTCAGCATTGAATGCAACTAAATACGTTGCCAAACTAGCAAAGAACTCTCGAAGCCCAGCTGTTGTTACATTACTTAGCGTGCATGATGATGCTTCACTGAATTACGTAAAGCAATTTGTTGCTAAAAGCGTTGTGGATGACTATTTACGTGAAGTGAGTGAAAAGGAATTAAAAGCAGCGCAGAAAGTTTTAGATGCCGCACGCGTTAAGCATAATATGGTTATTAAACGTGGACACATTGCCGATGAAGTTATTGCTCTTGCCAATAAAGATAAAGTTGATCTAATTGTGTTGGGAGCAAAAGGCAGAGGTGGGCTAATGGATATACTAATCGGCTCTGTAGCACTGCGCGTCTCTGGCGCAGCAAAGCAGCCTGTTTTACTGATTAAATAA
- a CDS encoding ketopantoate reductase family protein, whose product MRQFKKIYVLGAGAVGCFFGGMLGRANYDVTLIARPERAESIKRDGLLMDCQTFKEVLQIKVTSNLHDLTDADLILLTVKSPDTEKLMHEIASIVPKHAVILSLQNGVANADIATSIVSNSVFPAVVYVACGMVDNRTMKHHGRGELVIGGMKNLAPSDLEILNQVCALFQEASVPCAITQDIKKDMWLKFLVNCSYNGISGIGQICYGDMIKIPEIVQVIEEITQEFIKIAKCEGVTISQQEAQNANAQIAKTMATQISSTAQDLAKKKKTEIEFLNGYIVKLGKHYQIATPSNASIYAMVKMLESRYIS is encoded by the coding sequence TTGAGACAGTTTAAAAAAATTTATGTATTGGGCGCAGGGGCCGTTGGTTGTTTTTTTGGCGGCATGTTGGGGCGTGCAAACTACGATGTGACCCTTATTGCAAGACCAGAGCGCGCGGAATCTATCAAAAGAGATGGTCTATTGATGGACTGTCAAACCTTTAAAGAAGTCCTTCAAATCAAGGTCACTAGTAATTTGCATGATCTGACTGATGCGGATTTAATTTTGCTAACAGTAAAGTCGCCTGATACTGAAAAACTCATGCATGAAATTGCATCTATTGTGCCAAAACATGCAGTAATACTGAGTTTGCAAAATGGCGTAGCAAATGCAGATATTGCCACTTCTATAGTTTCAAACTCGGTCTTTCCGGCGGTCGTCTACGTTGCTTGTGGAATGGTAGATAACAGAACAATGAAGCATCACGGCAGGGGCGAGTTGGTCATTGGGGGAATGAAAAATTTAGCTCCATCTGATTTAGAAATACTGAATCAGGTATGCGCTTTATTTCAGGAGGCTTCAGTTCCTTGCGCCATCACCCAAGACATTAAAAAAGATATGTGGTTAAAGTTTTTAGTGAACTGTTCCTATAACGGCATTTCTGGAATAGGGCAAATTTGCTATGGCGACATGATAAAAATACCAGAGATTGTGCAAGTCATCGAAGAGATTACGCAAGAATTTATAAAGATTGCCAAATGCGAGGGTGTCACCATTAGTCAACAAGAGGCGCAAAATGCAAACGCGCAAATTGCAAAGACTATGGCTACACAAATCTCTTCAACTGCTCAGGATTTGGCAAAAAAGAAAAAGACAGAAATTGAGTTTTTAAATGGTTATATTGTGAAGCTTGGAAAACATTATCAGATCGCAACGCCTTCGAATGCTTCAATTTACGCAATGGTAAAAATGCTTGAATCCCGATATATTTCTTAA
- a CDS encoding alpha/beta fold hydrolase, protein MEEYLKTAKIGNYDIHYLDIGKGIPVVLIHGLAGDYSAWTNQIQILKDHYRVIAFDNRGAGKSTQVDESISTQDLAKDTLGLMDYLGIDSAHVVGRSMGGAVAQHMALMAPARVKSLVLCASFAVLDPLGRRVLLNMREALEWRMNWADHARHSVQNFVSAEFFNTKQEQVKRIEALIGGETRLPACYIRQNEACQNHDTSNQLDQITQPTLVMAGTSDPICSLTATNILSKGIPGCETILFENASHFFLMEQPDKFNQSLLSWLNSH, encoded by the coding sequence ATGGAAGAATATTTAAAAACAGCCAAGATAGGCAATTACGATATTCATTACTTAGATATCGGCAAAGGAATTCCAGTAGTTTTGATTCATGGCTTAGCTGGAGACTACAGTGCATGGACCAATCAAATTCAGATTCTGAAAGATCACTATAGAGTGATTGCATTTGATAACCGTGGGGCAGGTAAAAGTACGCAAGTGGATGAGTCTATTAGCACTCAAGATTTAGCTAAAGATACTTTGGGGTTGATGGACTATTTGGGAATTGATTCTGCCCATGTAGTAGGTCGATCTATGGGTGGTGCGGTAGCACAGCATATGGCACTGATGGCACCTGCGCGGGTTAAATCACTCGTGTTATGTGCTTCTTTTGCCGTTTTAGATCCCTTAGGTCGTCGCGTTCTCTTGAACATGCGAGAGGCGTTGGAGTGGCGTATGAATTGGGCTGACCATGCGCGTCATTCTGTGCAAAACTTTGTATCAGCAGAATTCTTTAACACCAAGCAGGAGCAGGTAAAAAGAATTGAGGCATTGATTGGTGGTGAAACTCGGTTGCCTGCTTGTTACATACGCCAGAATGAAGCATGTCAAAACCATGACACTAGTAACCAGTTAGATCAAATTACTCAGCCCACTTTAGTGATGGCGGGAACTAGTGATCCTATTTGTTCGCTAACCGCTACCAATATCCTGAGTAAGGGCATTCCAGGCTGTGAAACCATTCTATTTGAGAATGCTAGCCATTTTTTCTTGATGGAACAGCCCGATAAATTCAATCAAAGTCTACTCAGTTGGCTAAATAGCCATTAG
- a CDS encoding ABC transporter ATP-binding protein: MATNSILKIEGLNAFYGDSHILYDVSFDLKKDTVLALLGRNGAGKTTCISSIIGFLPERSGLIELDGIQLQKLSPEKICQAGIGIVPQGRRIFPSLSVKENLDVAYQAPRSGSSRQWNLQDVFQFFPRLQERQHQLAGSLSGGEQQMLAIGRALMTNPKVLLLDEPSEGLAPQIVKEVGNIIATLKPFISIVMVEQNLNLALSVADDIVLLNGGKVVFAGTKALFTEKQNELQSHLSVE, from the coding sequence TTGGCCACTAATTCAATATTAAAGATTGAGGGCTTGAATGCCTTCTATGGCGATAGCCATATTCTTTATGATGTTTCGTTTGATCTGAAGAAAGATACTGTACTTGCGCTTCTCGGCAGAAATGGTGCGGGCAAGACAACTTGTATTAGTTCCATCATTGGATTTTTACCGGAACGCAGTGGCTTGATTGAGCTTGATGGCATTCAGTTGCAAAAACTTTCTCCAGAGAAAATTTGTCAGGCAGGTATTGGTATTGTTCCTCAAGGCCGACGTATTTTCCCAAGCCTATCCGTGAAAGAAAATCTAGATGTTGCTTATCAGGCTCCACGTTCAGGTAGCTCACGTCAATGGAATCTACAGGATGTTTTTCAGTTTTTCCCGAGACTGCAAGAGCGCCAACATCAATTGGCAGGTAGTTTATCCGGCGGTGAGCAGCAGATGCTGGCGATTGGTAGAGCTCTGATGACCAACCCTAAAGTTTTGCTATTGGATGAACCCTCTGAAGGCTTAGCGCCACAGATCGTGAAAGAGGTTGGCAACATTATTGCGACCCTCAAGCCATTTATCTCAATTGTGATGGTTGAGCAAAATCTCAATTTAGCTTTAAGCGTTGCTGACGATATTGTTCTCCTAAATGGAGGCAAAGTAGTATTCGCAGGAACTAAGGCGCTCTTTACTGAAAAGCAAAATGAACTGCAGTCCCACTTGAGTGTCGAATAG
- a CDS encoding ABC transporter ATP-binding protein produces the protein MSPILQVSDLSKSFGGLKVTKAVNLTVNPGERHLLIGPNGAGKTTLFNLISGDLASDSGSITLAGKNVTKLPTAKRAQLDLARTYQILTLFGKDNLISNVKLALLGKLPLRWKCWGSFLSESDLDQRALAVLEKVGLASKAYFPLEQTSYGEKRRLEIAMALAQNPKLLLLDEPLAGLSTEERETITALLQQIDRNITILMIEHDMAVALAFADRVTLLHYGEVITTGTRQEVVNDPRTKEIYLGH, from the coding sequence ATGAGCCCCATACTTCAAGTCTCTGATCTCAGTAAGTCCTTTGGTGGGCTAAAGGTGACTAAGGCTGTCAATCTTACTGTCAATCCGGGTGAGAGACATTTACTGATTGGTCCAAATGGTGCAGGTAAAACTACACTGTTTAACCTAATCTCTGGCGACTTAGCTTCAGATTCTGGATCTATTACTCTAGCCGGGAAAAATGTTACTAAGCTACCAACGGCTAAACGTGCGCAACTGGACTTAGCAAGAACCTATCAAATTCTGACGCTATTTGGAAAAGACAATTTAATTTCAAATGTCAAATTGGCTTTGTTAGGAAAATTGCCCTTGCGTTGGAAGTGCTGGGGATCTTTTCTATCTGAATCTGATCTTGATCAGAGAGCATTAGCTGTTCTAGAAAAAGTAGGGCTCGCTTCTAAAGCGTATTTTCCTCTAGAGCAGACTTCTTATGGTGAGAAGCGTCGTCTTGAGATCGCCATGGCTTTGGCTCAAAATCCTAAACTTTTATTACTGGATGAGCCATTAGCAGGCCTATCCACTGAAGAGCGTGAAACCATTACTGCTTTGCTGCAGCAAATTGATCGCAACATTACCATCTTGATGATCGAGCACGATATGGCGGTAGCTTTGGCTTTTGCTGATCGCGTCACGCTCTTGCATTACGGAGAAGTAATTACAACAGGCACACGTCAAGAAGTCGTGAATGATCCGCGCACCAAGGAGATTTACCTTGGCCACTAA
- a CDS encoding branched-chain amino acid ABC transporter permease: protein MNRIFYIAVLLVLLILPFILGGTYYTNLASQILIAAIFAMSLNLLVGYAGLTSLGHAGYLGLAAYISSWLTVKLGWSHASTAAIAIVSTTVIAGVFGLIALRATGISFLMITLAFGQILWGLAYRWASVTGGDNGISGITRPSPFGIDFGEASHFYYFTLIVFLLVWGAIAILVRSPFGATIRGTKDQPRRMSALGFNVWFIRWITFTACGFFGAIGGMMYVYYHQFISPHSLSLANSAEMLLMVIAGGAGTLLGPVIGAALVMLLKNVASQYVDHWVTLLGLVFIFIVMFIPGGIVSGFDRIKNAFTSSK, encoded by the coding sequence GTGAACCGCATTTTTTATATTGCCGTCCTGCTGGTGTTGCTAATTCTCCCTTTTATTCTTGGGGGAACTTATTACACCAATCTTGCTAGTCAAATATTAATAGCTGCTATTTTTGCCATGAGTCTAAATTTACTTGTGGGGTATGCTGGCCTGACATCTTTAGGCCATGCGGGTTATCTTGGTTTGGCGGCATACATAAGCAGTTGGTTAACTGTGAAGTTGGGGTGGAGCCATGCCAGTACGGCTGCGATTGCAATTGTGAGCACTACAGTTATCGCCGGTGTATTTGGTTTGATCGCATTGCGGGCAACAGGCATCAGTTTTCTAATGATTACCTTGGCATTTGGTCAAATTTTGTGGGGCTTAGCTTACCGTTGGGCTAGTGTTACTGGCGGTGATAACGGTATATCTGGCATTACAAGACCTAGTCCATTCGGAATTGATTTTGGTGAAGCAAGTCATTTTTACTATTTCACCCTAATCGTATTTTTATTAGTCTGGGGCGCGATTGCAATTCTGGTGCGATCTCCATTTGGGGCAACCATTCGGGGCACTAAAGATCAACCACGGCGTATGAGTGCTCTTGGATTTAATGTGTGGTTTATTCGTTGGATAACCTTTACCGCCTGTGGTTTCTTTGGAGCAATTGGCGGGATGATGTATGTCTACTATCACCAATTTATTAGCCCACATAGTCTTTCATTAGCAAATTCAGCTGAAATGTTGTTGATGGTGATTGCTGGCGGTGCCGGCACCTTATTGGGTCCAGTCATTGGTGCTGCTTTAGTCATGTTGCTAAAGAATGTTGCCAGTCAATATGTTGACCACTGGGTCACATTGTTGGGGTTGGTATTTATTTTCATTGTGATGTTCATTCCAGGCGGTATTGTTTCTGGTTTTGATCGCATTAAAAATGCATTTACTTCAAGTAAATAA
- a CDS encoding branched-chain amino acid ABC transporter permease, protein MSFWLIQSLNSLALGGVLFTLAAGFSLIFGLMRIANLSHGAYFMLGAYVGLSVIEAGHSFFLAILAAAIAIGLLGCIVERVILRRLAGNSLSQVLATLGVAFVIADCSLWFWGGDPRPVAAPSFLAGGVQVFGQTFPLYRIALVIFSIFVALGLWLLLEKTKLGVMIRASVDDRQMAQGIGVPATKLFSIVFCLGAALAGVGGIAAAPILSVYPGLDADMLPIALVVVILGGLGSLMGAFIGSFLIGFIYSFGQALFPDLAYIILFLPMLIILAVRPRGLFGKISA, encoded by the coding sequence ATGTCTTTTTGGTTAATTCAGAGTCTTAATAGCCTTGCTCTAGGGGGAGTTCTCTTCACCCTAGCAGCAGGCTTTTCATTAATTTTTGGATTAATGCGTATTGCTAATCTTTCACATGGCGCATATTTCATGTTGGGCGCTTATGTTGGATTAAGTGTTATTGAAGCTGGCCACTCTTTCTTTTTGGCAATTTTGGCTGCAGCTATAGCAATCGGTCTTTTAGGTTGCATCGTAGAACGCGTCATTTTGCGTCGCCTAGCGGGCAACAGTCTTTCACAAGTATTAGCTACCTTGGGCGTAGCCTTTGTCATTGCAGATTGTAGTTTGTGGTTTTGGGGAGGCGATCCTCGTCCTGTTGCTGCACCGAGTTTTTTGGCTGGAGGTGTTCAAGTATTTGGCCAAACATTTCCTCTTTACCGAATTGCCCTAGTCATCTTTAGTATTTTTGTCGCGCTGGGCTTATGGTTATTACTTGAAAAAACAAAGCTGGGCGTCATGATTCGCGCCAGTGTTGATGATCGACAAATGGCACAGGGCATTGGTGTTCCTGCTACTAAATTATTTTCCATAGTGTTTTGCTTGGGCGCGGCATTGGCTGGTGTTGGTGGTATCGCTGCGGCGCCGATTTTATCTGTCTACCCAGGTTTGGATGCGGATATGTTGCCGATCGCTTTGGTGGTTGTGATTCTTGGTGGGCTTGGTAGCTTAATGGGTGCATTCATTGGTAGCTTTCTCATTGGTTTTATTTATAGCTTTGGTCAAGCGCTTTTTCCAGACTTGGCATACATCATTTTGTTTTTACCAATGCTGATTATTTTGGCTGTAAGACCCCGCGGCTTGTTTGGAAAGATTTCTGCGTGA
- a CDS encoding ABC transporter substrate-binding protein gives MLKKIHLKAIALAVTGALMTPAAFAADSTPIRVGFLTIKSGALAAGGKQMEEAINLFMKERNNTIAGRKVELFVADTSGQPAVTKTKTQELVEKDKVQVIIGPLAAFEAIAVDDYIKKVGVPVISPSAGAEDLTQRKPNPWFVRGVGSSAQPSHALGEYAAKDLKYKRIAIIADDFAFGHEIAAGFQRTFEENGGKIVQKLWTPLNVADYGTYIGQIKPNVDAVFAAFAGGNGVKFVKQYSEYGLKGKIPLLGAMTTVDEGILPFMGDDALGVISTGWYSANLNNAANAKFVKDFNAQYKKDPGYYSMGAYGAALMLEQALKDVKGNIEDKNAFMAALRAVQLPNDPRGKVTLDALGNPIMDIYIRKVEKKDGKLSNVVIKTYPAVSQFWTYKTKDFLANPVYSRDYPPANNLEN, from the coding sequence ATGTTGAAGAAGATTCACCTAAAGGCAATTGCACTTGCAGTAACTGGGGCGCTAATGACCCCAGCTGCATTTGCGGCCGACAGCACACCAATTAGGGTGGGCTTTTTAACCATCAAATCGGGCGCTCTTGCCGCTGGTGGAAAACAGATGGAAGAAGCAATTAATCTCTTTATGAAAGAGCGCAACAACACGATCGCTGGTCGTAAGGTTGAGCTTTTTGTTGCTGATACATCTGGTCAGCCAGCTGTCACCAAAACAAAAACACAAGAGTTGGTGGAAAAAGATAAGGTGCAAGTAATTATTGGACCTTTGGCCGCGTTCGAGGCGATTGCTGTAGATGACTATATTAAAAAAGTCGGTGTTCCAGTGATCTCTCCATCTGCCGGTGCTGAAGACTTAACCCAGCGCAAACCGAATCCTTGGTTTGTCCGTGGAGTAGGTAGCTCTGCGCAACCAAGTCATGCACTAGGTGAATATGCTGCCAAGGACTTGAAATACAAACGTATTGCCATCATTGCTGATGACTTTGCATTTGGTCATGAGATTGCAGCTGGTTTTCAAAGAACATTCGAAGAGAATGGCGGCAAGATTGTTCAAAAATTGTGGACTCCTCTAAACGTAGCTGACTACGGTACATACATTGGTCAAATTAAGCCAAATGTGGACGCGGTATTCGCAGCCTTCGCTGGTGGTAACGGCGTGAAGTTTGTTAAGCAATACAGTGAGTACGGCTTAAAAGGAAAAATCCCGCTCTTGGGCGCTATGACTACCGTGGATGAGGGGATCCTACCATTCATGGGAGATGATGCCTTGGGTGTGATCTCCACTGGTTGGTATTCGGCAAACTTAAACAACGCAGCTAATGCTAAATTTGTTAAGGACTTCAACGCGCAATATAAAAAGGATCCTGGTTACTATTCCATGGGTGCTTATGGTGCCGCATTAATGCTTGAGCAAGCTCTCAAAGATGTCAAAGGCAATATTGAAGATAAGAATGCATTCATGGCCGCCTTGCGTGCAGTTCAATTGCCAAATGATCCAAGAGGTAAGGTCACACTAGATGCTTTGGGCAATCCTATTATGGATATCTATATTCGTAAGGTGGAGAAGAAGGATGGAAAACTGTCTAATGTGGTCATTAAGACCTATCCAGCAGTTAGTCAGTTCTGGACCTACAAGACTAAAGATTTCTTAGCAAATCCTGTTTATTCAAGAGATTACCCGCCTGCGAATAATTTAGAAAACTAA
- a CDS encoding GntR family transcriptional regulator produces MASNIAEPLESDGRLLRERVYEELRHDILTCKLMPGAEIREAELAARFEVSKSPVRDALISLEREGLVITIPRQGYRVAPVSISDMLDMFHLRAALERANIERMIRNASDEQLQSLDQFKSFHQEASPAGFISYNKQFHRHLAELGGNPRMRDQLIDLIDLMERAVQISVSNVDHGKPEALVAEHREIIEAIQSRSVKTAQRLAEQHVLAAGKRVSNAVSRSMIVS; encoded by the coding sequence ATGGCCAGCAACATCGCAGAACCTTTAGAGTCAGACGGAAGACTGCTTCGAGAAAGAGTCTATGAAGAGCTGCGCCATGACATCCTCACATGCAAACTCATGCCCGGCGCTGAAATTAGGGAGGCTGAGTTGGCGGCTCGATTTGAAGTTAGCAAGTCTCCTGTGCGAGATGCGCTAATTAGTCTGGAGCGAGAAGGCCTAGTCATCACAATCCCACGTCAAGGCTATCGAGTAGCGCCTGTTTCTATCTCTGACATGCTCGATATGTTTCATTTACGTGCAGCCCTAGAACGCGCCAATATTGAGCGAATGATTCGAAATGCAAGCGATGAACAGTTGCAATCTTTGGATCAATTCAAAAGCTTCCATCAAGAAGCTTCGCCTGCTGGCTTTATTAGCTATAACAAACAATTTCATCGCCACTTGGCTGAATTAGGTGGTAATCCACGAATGCGCGACCAACTGATTGATCTGATCGATCTAATGGAAAGAGCAGTTCAAATTAGCGTGAGCAATGTGGATCATGGAAAGCCAGAGGCTTTGGTTGCAGAACATCGCGAAATTATCGAAGCCATTCAATCTAGATCAGTCAAAACCGCTCAGCGCTTAGCTGAGCAACACGTTCTTGCAGCAGGCAAGCGAGTTAGCAATGCCGTATCACGCTCAATGATTGTTAGTTAA
- a CDS encoding aldehyde dehydrogenase has translation MSTSNKQVPIRGLFIDGKEVPASQPDLLDVLNPATGEMLAQISHATDADVDKAVKSSAKAFASPEWSAMSNRTRAKLINKLADVFEANLEEIYTLETANNGRSLNETRAQVSRLPDFFRYNAGLAIARRDSVIPVDGNYLNYTLRTPIGVVGNSTPFNHPLMIMVKSLAPTLASGCTTVVKPSEYTPLTTLRLAQLFVEAGLPPGVFNVVTGLGPSTGKALAEHPGLAKWVLTGGTEAGRITGALAGSNFAHQTLELGGKTPVLVFDDFNVDQAVNYAAFGAFIGAGQTCICGSRQIVQASIYDEFVEKLAAKAKSIRIGNPIDPTVQLGPVVSARQQQRVLKYIDIGLNEDKARLVAGGKVPSDPALKDGFFVEPTVFADVTRKMRIFQEEVFGPFVSVTKFTTEEEGLELANDSPFGLAGAIRTNDVTRAHRVAAKLKCGIVWVNDHHRLDPASPWGGIKDSGIGRECGTESFDQHFETKSVMIRMDDAPFDWYKDTASQPRLN, from the coding sequence ATGTCAACCTCCAATAAGCAAGTACCTATTCGTGGTCTGTTCATCGATGGCAAAGAGGTGCCAGCTTCTCAACCGGATTTGCTAGACGTTTTAAATCCAGCGACCGGTGAGATGCTTGCGCAGATTTCACATGCTACTGACGCTGATGTGGATAAGGCTGTAAAGAGTTCTGCAAAAGCATTCGCCAGCCCAGAGTGGAGCGCAATGTCAAATCGCACAAGAGCCAAATTGATCAACAAGCTGGCAGATGTATTTGAAGCCAATCTAGAAGAAATCTACACATTAGAAACCGCTAACAATGGTCGCTCATTGAACGAGACACGCGCCCAGGTTTCTCGTCTGCCAGATTTTTTCCGCTATAACGCAGGTCTAGCCATTGCCCGTCGCGACTCAGTTATTCCAGTCGATGGCAACTACTTAAATTACACATTGCGCACTCCAATCGGAGTTGTTGGCAATTCCACACCCTTTAATCATCCATTAATGATTATGGTGAAAAGTCTAGCCCCTACCCTGGCATCAGGTTGCACCACGGTCGTAAAGCCTTCTGAATACACCCCATTAACTACATTACGTCTTGCTCAGTTATTTGTAGAAGCTGGTTTACCTCCAGGCGTATTTAACGTGGTCACAGGTCTTGGACCCTCAACCGGCAAAGCGCTTGCTGAGCATCCTGGTTTAGCAAAATGGGTGCTAACAGGCGGTACAGAAGCCGGTCGAATTACTGGAGCGTTGGCGGGAAGTAATTTTGCTCATCAAACTTTAGAGCTCGGTGGCAAGACTCCAGTACTCGTATTTGATGATTTCAATGTCGATCAAGCAGTCAACTACGCAGCTTTTGGTGCGTTCATCGGCGCAGGACAAACATGCATCTGCGGTAGTCGTCAAATCGTTCAAGCCAGCATTTACGATGAGTTTGTTGAGAAGCTTGCCGCTAAAGCAAAGTCTATTCGCATTGGCAATCCAATCGATCCTACCGTGCAATTAGGACCAGTTGTCTCTGCTCGTCAACAACAGCGCGTTCTTAAATACATCGACATTGGCTTGAATGAAGACAAAGCACGTCTTGTTGCTGGCGGCAAAGTGCCAAGCGATCCCGCATTAAAAGATGGCTTTTTTGTAGAACCAACTGTCTTTGCTGATGTCACCAGAAAAATGCGCATTTTCCAAGAAGAAGTTTTTGGACCATTCGTTTCTGTCACCAAATTTACGACCGAAGAAGAGGGTTTGGAATTAGCAAATGACTCACCATTTGGTCTTGCAGGGGCAATCCGCACAAATGATGTCACCAGAGCGCATCGAGTTGCTGCAAAACTCAAGTGCGGCATTGTTTGGGTGAACGATCATCACCGCTTAGACCCAGCATCTCCATGGGGTGGCATTAAAGACTCAGGCATTGGTCGCGAGTGCGGCACAGAGTCCTTTGATCAACACTTTGAAACCAAGAGTGTGATGATTCGTATGGATGATGCTCCATTTGATTGGTACAAAGATACCGCCAGCCAACCACGTCTCAATTAA
- a CDS encoding alpha/beta fold hydrolase, with product MANKTITIGNNKLSLDISGSGAPIVLFHSLLADSSSFAPLSEELVKTHQVISLNLPGFEGSDFVGGDLNTIADHIAQGIQALELSEKPIFLGNGYGGFIALITSIRHPQLASRLVLADCGAMFSEPGRAAFKGMSAAAKEKGLEAIADVAMRRLFAPEFQEQNPALVAERKKRFLALNTDTFHGACAALAGLDIRDQLSKVTQPVLVLVGELDEATPSAMSVELHAGLPNATLNILPGLAHVPQLQAPSTFMEAIRDFINVK from the coding sequence ATGGCTAATAAAACAATCACCATTGGAAACAATAAGCTGAGCTTGGATATTTCGGGCTCAGGAGCACCTATCGTTTTATTTCATTCTCTTTTGGCGGATAGCTCTTCGTTTGCCCCGCTCTCTGAAGAGCTCGTTAAAACCCATCAGGTAATTTCACTTAACCTCCCTGGCTTCGAAGGCTCTGATTTTGTTGGTGGTGACCTTAATACAATCGCCGACCACATTGCTCAAGGCATTCAAGCTCTGGAGCTTTCTGAGAAACCTATTTTTCTAGGCAATGGCTATGGCGGTTTCATCGCCTTAATTACTAGCATTCGACACCCACAATTGGCTTCTCGTTTGGTATTGGCAGATTGTGGCGCAATGTTCTCTGAACCTGGTCGTGCTGCCTTTAAAGGCATGTCGGCAGCAGCTAAAGAAAAAGGTCTTGAGGCCATTGCTGATGTAGCCATGCGCCGCTTATTTGCCCCAGAGTTTCAAGAACAAAATCCAGCATTGGTTGCCGAAAGAAAGAAACGCTTCTTGGCACTCAATACAGATACATTCCACGGTGCATGTGCCGCTCTTGCTGGCTTAGATATCCGCGACCAACTTTCCAAGGTAACTCAACCAGTGTTGGTGCTTGTTGGTGAATTAGATGAGGCAACTCCATCAGCCATGTCTGTAGAACTGCATGCGGGACTGCCAAATGCCACATTAAATATCCTGCCAGGTCTAGCGCACGTTCCTCAACTTCAGGCACCATCGACATTTATGGAAGCTATTCGCGATTTCATCAACGTCAAATAA